The Nakamurella deserti genome contains a region encoding:
- the msrA gene encoding peptide-methionine (S)-S-oxide reductase MsrA, protein MGILDRFSLTSRRTLPTPETALRGRDTPMRVDGTHTVLGTPTVGPWPAGYATAVFGMGCFWGVERLFWRMPGVFSTAVGYAGGITPNPTYEQTCSGRTGHAEVVSVVFDPAQVTYRDLLVAFWENHDPTQGMRQHNDRGTQYRSVIHPTDAAQLAAAEASRDAYQVRLTAAGHGAITTGIAVDQPFYYAEDHHQQYLDKNPGGYCSMRGTGVSCPVPGSSGLGVAAR, encoded by the coding sequence GTGGGCATCCTCGATCGCTTCTCCCTGACCAGCCGCCGGACGCTGCCGACGCCCGAGACCGCGCTCCGCGGCCGGGACACACCGATGCGGGTCGACGGCACGCACACCGTCCTCGGCACCCCGACGGTCGGCCCGTGGCCGGCCGGGTACGCGACCGCGGTGTTCGGGATGGGCTGCTTCTGGGGCGTCGAGCGGCTGTTCTGGCGGATGCCGGGGGTGTTCAGCACCGCGGTCGGATACGCCGGCGGCATCACCCCGAATCCGACCTACGAGCAGACGTGTTCCGGTCGCACCGGTCACGCCGAGGTCGTGTCGGTGGTCTTCGATCCGGCGCAGGTCACCTACCGGGACCTGCTCGTGGCGTTCTGGGAGAACCACGACCCCACCCAGGGCATGCGCCAGCACAACGACCGCGGCACCCAGTACCGATCGGTGATCCACCCGACCGACGCCGCCCAGCTCGCCGCGGCCGAGGCGTCCCGCGACGCCTACCAGGTGCGTCTGACCGCCGCCGGCCACGGGGCGATCACCACCGGGATCGCCGTCGACCAGCCGTTCTACTACGCCGAGGACCACCATCAGCAGTACCTGGACAAGAACCCGGGCGGCTACTGCTCGATGCGCGGCACGGGCGTCAGCTGCCCGGTGCCGGGGAGCTCCGGGCTGGGCGTCGCCGCCCGCTGA
- a CDS encoding aldo/keto reductase — MSTPSSRHLGSSGLVVSATGLGCNNLGRAGTYTETPEGSAEVVAAALDAGITFFDVADIYGATKGRSEELLGAALGSRRDEVVLATKFGMDMQGANGPDFGARGSRRYIRTAVESSLRRLDTDWIDLYQLHQPDPSTPIEETLSALDDLVREGKVRYLGHSNFAGWQLADAAWTASSGGYTPFVSAQNEYSLLERGVEQELLPAAVAHGVGVLPYFPLYNGLLTGKYTRDHAPEGARLTAAKPHILASAPWDTVEGLQALADERGITLLQLAFGWLLAQPQVSSVIAGATSVAQVQANAAAADAWTPTGDDLAAVDTVLSGDAA, encoded by the coding sequence ATGAGCACACCGTCATCGCGTCATCTCGGCTCCTCCGGTCTCGTCGTCTCCGCCACCGGGCTGGGCTGCAACAACCTGGGCCGCGCCGGCACCTACACCGAGACCCCCGAAGGTTCGGCGGAGGTGGTGGCCGCGGCCCTGGACGCCGGCATCACCTTCTTCGACGTCGCCGACATCTACGGCGCCACCAAGGGCCGCAGCGAGGAGCTGCTCGGCGCCGCCCTCGGATCGCGCCGGGACGAGGTCGTCCTCGCCACCAAGTTCGGCATGGACATGCAGGGCGCCAACGGCCCGGACTTCGGCGCCCGCGGCTCCCGCCGCTACATCCGCACCGCGGTCGAGTCGTCGTTGCGCCGGCTGGACACCGACTGGATCGACCTCTACCAGCTGCACCAGCCCGACCCCTCCACGCCCATCGAGGAGACGTTGTCCGCGCTCGACGACCTCGTGCGGGAGGGCAAGGTCCGCTACCTCGGGCACTCCAACTTCGCCGGCTGGCAGCTCGCCGACGCCGCGTGGACCGCCTCCAGCGGCGGCTACACCCCGTTCGTCTCGGCGCAGAACGAGTACTCGCTGCTGGAGCGGGGCGTCGAGCAGGAGCTGCTGCCGGCCGCGGTCGCACACGGCGTCGGCGTGCTGCCGTACTTCCCGCTGTACAACGGGCTGCTGACCGGCAAGTACACCCGCGACCACGCCCCCGAAGGGGCCCGGTTGACGGCCGCCAAGCCGCACATCCTGGCGTCGGCCCCGTGGGACACCGTCGAAGGGCTGCAGGCGCTGGCCGACGAGCGGGGCATCACGCTGCTGCAGCTGGCGTTCGGCTGGCTGCTCGCCCAGCCACAGGTGTCGTCGGTGATCGCCGGGGCGACCAGCGTCGCCCAGGTCCAGGCCAACGCGGCCGCCGCCGATGCGTGGACGCCGACCGGGGACGACCTGGCCGCCGTCGACACGGTGCTGTCGGGGGACGCCGCCTAG
- a CDS encoding inositol monophosphatase family protein — translation MSTANPSPALQADLDLAAQLVTEAGKLALTMRQGVLVVDQKTSISDVVSDADKAAEAMIVDRLAELRPDDGLIGEEGAAREGRRKWIIDPVDGTYNFVSGLPEWCSALALVDGDELLLGAVYQATTDELWLGGPGIPTTLNGAPVAPLVDASLHEISISTYLHPARLSRPELIGPLLRSIAGSASLRMLGSGSVELAAIAGSRLGVWVHADTLSWDWFPGAALVQGAGGVTDVFEAQGVRWHLAGPATAVGEVKGLLLA, via the coding sequence GTGTCCACCGCGAACCCGTCCCCCGCCCTGCAGGCCGATCTCGACCTGGCGGCTCAGCTCGTCACCGAGGCCGGGAAGCTCGCCCTGACCATGCGGCAGGGCGTCCTCGTCGTCGACCAGAAGACCTCCATCAGCGACGTCGTGTCCGACGCCGACAAGGCCGCCGAGGCGATGATCGTCGACCGGCTCGCCGAACTCCGACCCGACGACGGACTCATCGGCGAGGAGGGCGCGGCCCGCGAGGGCCGGCGGAAGTGGATCATCGACCCCGTCGACGGGACGTACAACTTCGTCTCCGGACTGCCCGAGTGGTGCTCCGCGCTGGCGCTGGTCGACGGTGACGAGCTGCTGCTCGGCGCGGTCTACCAGGCCACCACCGACGAGCTCTGGCTGGGCGGACCCGGGATTCCGACGACCCTCAACGGTGCACCGGTGGCGCCGCTGGTCGATGCGTCGCTCCACGAGATCTCGATCTCGACCTACCTGCATCCCGCACGGTTGTCCCGGCCCGAGCTGATCGGGCCGCTGCTGCGCAGCATCGCCGGGTCGGCGTCGCTGCGGATGCTCGGGTCGGGCTCGGTCGAGCTCGCCGCGATCGCCGGCAGCCGGCTCGGCGTCTGGGTGCACGCCGACACGCTCTCGTGGGACTGGTTCCCCGGGGCGGCGCTGGTGCAGGGCGCGGGCGGCGTGACGGACGTGTTCGAGGCGCAGGGCGTCCGCTGGCATCTGGCCGGACCGGCCACGGCGGTCGGCGAGGTGAAGGGCCTGTTGCTCGCCTAG